A single genomic interval of Nonomuraea rubra harbors:
- a CDS encoding aldehyde dehydrogenase family protein, with amino-acid sequence MAPTTTGIRSTAARNLINGRWSDAGSVHESINPSTGDVVGTYVSAGRPEAQAAVASAGAAFDTTGWSRHASLRARALDELADRLAERVPDLGRTLARENGKLLQQTTWEVALSVDWLRYSAASALTQIAGRAGEPEPGAYFHSTPEAMGVAGIIAPWNSPVILLVRALGPALGAGCTTVVKMPGQTGLTNALFAEAVAATKSLPAGVVNVLTEAGNEVAPFLVESPDVDVLSYTGSTHVGRAIAAAAARTLKRVNLELGGKTPMIVFDDADLDVVVPQLVTSCILMNGQYCCTGSRVLAQRGIADELRARLAAALEAVKVGPAEDPSSQLGPLIDKAGVARVDHVVEEAASYAKVLVRGGPVTDPELAGGAFYRPSLVEVEQLDVPLVQQEVFGPVQTFEVFDDEADAIHRANATQFGLAASVFTRSDLRARRVGRELRFGGVWFNTWGVLSEHFEQGGFKQSGYGLLCGLAAITEFQNLKTYATAASQLA; translated from the coding sequence ATGGCGCCCACCACCACCGGCATCCGCTCCACCGCCGCCCGCAACCTGATCAACGGGCGGTGGAGTGACGCCGGCTCCGTACACGAGTCCATCAACCCCTCGACCGGCGACGTCGTCGGCACCTACGTCTCAGCGGGCCGGCCCGAGGCACAGGCCGCGGTCGCCTCCGCAGGCGCCGCGTTCGACACCACCGGCTGGTCCCGCCACGCGTCGCTGCGGGCCAGGGCACTCGACGAGCTGGCCGACCGGCTCGCCGAACGCGTCCCTGACCTGGGCCGTACTCTGGCCCGGGAGAACGGCAAGCTGCTCCAGCAGACGACCTGGGAGGTGGCGCTCTCCGTCGACTGGCTGCGTTACAGCGCCGCCTCCGCGCTGACCCAGATCGCGGGCCGGGCCGGCGAGCCCGAGCCGGGCGCCTACTTCCACTCGACCCCCGAGGCGATGGGGGTCGCCGGCATCATCGCGCCGTGGAACTCCCCGGTGATCCTGCTGGTCCGCGCCCTCGGGCCGGCGCTCGGCGCCGGCTGCACGACGGTGGTGAAGATGCCCGGGCAGACCGGGCTGACCAACGCGCTCTTCGCCGAAGCCGTCGCCGCCACGAAGTCCCTCCCCGCGGGCGTCGTCAACGTCCTCACCGAGGCAGGCAACGAGGTGGCACCGTTCCTCGTCGAGTCACCGGACGTCGACGTGCTCAGCTACACCGGCAGCACGCACGTCGGACGCGCCATCGCCGCCGCGGCCGCCCGGACGCTCAAGCGCGTCAACCTCGAACTGGGCGGCAAGACCCCGATGATCGTCTTCGACGACGCCGACCTGGACGTCGTGGTCCCGCAGCTGGTGACGAGCTGCATCCTGATGAACGGGCAGTACTGCTGCACCGGCTCGCGGGTGCTCGCCCAGCGCGGCATCGCCGATGAGCTGCGGGCCCGGCTGGCCGCCGCGCTGGAGGCCGTCAAGGTGGGGCCCGCGGAAGATCCTTCCAGCCAGCTGGGGCCGCTGATCGACAAGGCCGGCGTCGCCAGGGTCGACCACGTCGTCGAGGAGGCCGCCTCGTACGCCAAGGTCCTCGTCAGGGGCGGGCCCGTGACCGATCCCGAGCTGGCCGGCGGCGCGTTCTACCGCCCGTCGCTGGTCGAGGTGGAACAGCTCGATGTGCCCTTGGTGCAGCAGGAGGTGTTCGGTCCGGTCCAGACGTTCGAGGTCTTCGACGACGAGGCGGACGCGATCCACCGCGCGAACGCCACCCAGTTCGGCCTGGCCGCGTCCGTGTTCACCCGTAGCGACCTCCGGGCCCGCAGGGTAGGACGCGAGCTCCGCTTCGGTGGAGTCTGGTTCAACACCTGGGGCGTGCTCTCCGAGCACTTCGAGCAGGGTGGCTTCAAGCAGAGCGGGTACGGCCTCCTGTGCGGCCTCGCGGCCATCACCGAGTTCCAGAACCTCAAGACGTACGCGACCGCCGCCTCCCAGCTCGCATAG
- a CDS encoding ATP-binding protein: MSSGSSGKSGLLGSRLEAARELAFVGREEELAVFHTALYGGGGSVLYVHGPGGIGKSALLRRLAHEAAVAGRPVSMVDGRTMEPSPATFGDEAEPALGDADAVLLIDHFERIQGLEGWLRERFLPRLPVGALVVIAGRYPPDMRWQADPGWAGALEVLALRDLPAADAQALLDSCGVPDELREPLLAFAGGHPLALLLGAAVAVKDGGASRRWVPDQDVVATLLDQLVGELPSAAHQHALEICAHAHVTTEALLRAALPQDAGTLFRWLRRLPFVESSSSGLFPHDVVRELLEADLRWRDPEGYAVMHDRIHAHLAEKVRTAGDADVLGAVAALLYLHRDNGALTDFHRCRDEGEFQEEPFRQEDTGTLVRVATAAEGAASAGCAAFWAGRRPEAFRLYRRTETGEPVAFSAWLRLEKLDEEEVAADPVVAAAWAHARATTPVRAGEHLAVSRLWVLPEHRGRSTVMDLIQWRMIGNCLRAERMAWSYTAIQHPNHRAWVTCLRRYGMLDIPERPRLGDDSYTLFVHDWRAVPQQTWLEWMNRPLAEGAAEGPDAAPGLVVLSQAEFAGAVRKALRHLSRPDALAASPLTRTRLIAERAGQDPVAALGELLRGAIADLGEDPRTGKFHRALSATFLRGTPTQELAAEQLGLPFTTYRRHLTAGIERVCADLWHRELYGAGAS; encoded by the coding sequence ATGTCATCGGGGAGCAGCGGTAAGTCCGGGTTGCTGGGATCGCGCCTGGAAGCAGCACGCGAGCTCGCGTTCGTGGGGCGGGAGGAGGAGCTCGCGGTCTTCCACACGGCGCTGTACGGCGGCGGTGGCAGCGTGCTGTACGTGCACGGCCCGGGCGGCATCGGCAAGTCGGCCCTGCTGCGGCGGCTCGCGCACGAGGCCGCGGTGGCGGGCCGGCCGGTGTCGATGGTGGACGGGCGCACGATGGAGCCGTCGCCGGCGACGTTCGGGGACGAGGCCGAGCCGGCGCTCGGCGACGCGGACGCGGTGCTGCTGATCGACCACTTCGAACGCATCCAGGGCCTGGAGGGGTGGCTGCGTGAGCGGTTCCTGCCGCGGCTGCCCGTGGGAGCGCTGGTGGTGATCGCGGGCCGGTACCCGCCGGACATGCGCTGGCAGGCCGATCCGGGATGGGCGGGAGCGCTGGAGGTGCTGGCGCTGCGGGACCTGCCGGCCGCCGACGCCCAGGCCCTGCTTGACTCGTGCGGGGTGCCGGACGAGCTGCGCGAGCCGCTGCTGGCCTTCGCCGGCGGTCATCCGCTGGCGCTGCTGCTGGGGGCGGCTGTGGCGGTCAAGGACGGCGGGGCGAGCAGGCGGTGGGTGCCGGACCAGGACGTGGTGGCCACGCTGCTGGACCAGCTGGTGGGCGAGCTGCCGTCGGCGGCGCATCAGCACGCGCTGGAGATCTGCGCGCATGCGCACGTGACGACGGAGGCCCTGCTGCGGGCGGCGTTGCCGCAGGACGCCGGGACGTTGTTCCGGTGGCTGCGGCGGCTGCCGTTCGTGGAGTCGAGCAGTTCCGGACTGTTCCCGCACGACGTGGTGCGCGAGCTGCTGGAGGCGGACCTGCGGTGGCGCGACCCCGAGGGGTATGCGGTGATGCACGACCGCATCCACGCGCACCTGGCGGAGAAGGTGCGTACGGCGGGCGACGCGGACGTGCTCGGCGCGGTGGCCGCGCTGCTCTACCTGCATCGGGACAACGGGGCGCTGACCGATTTCCACCGTTGCCGCGACGAGGGCGAGTTCCAGGAGGAGCCGTTCAGGCAGGAGGACACCGGCACACTGGTCCGGGTGGCCACGGCAGCCGAGGGCGCGGCGTCCGCGGGCTGCGCCGCCTTCTGGGCCGGACGCCGGCCGGAGGCGTTCCGGCTGTACCGGCGGACGGAGACCGGCGAGCCCGTGGCGTTCTCGGCCTGGCTGCGCCTGGAGAAGCTGGACGAGGAGGAGGTGGCGGCCGATCCCGTCGTGGCCGCGGCGTGGGCGCACGCGCGCGCCACCACGCCGGTGCGCGCCGGCGAGCATCTGGCGGTCAGCCGGCTGTGGGTGCTGCCGGAGCATCGCGGGAGGTCCACGGTGATGGATCTCATCCAGTGGCGAATGATCGGCAACTGCCTGCGGGCCGAGCGGATGGCGTGGTCCTACACCGCGATCCAGCACCCGAACCACCGGGCCTGGGTGACGTGCTTACGGCGTTACGGGATGCTGGACATCCCCGAGCGGCCGCGGCTGGGGGACGACTCGTACACGCTGTTCGTCCATGACTGGCGCGCGGTGCCGCAACAGACGTGGCTGGAGTGGATGAACCGGCCACTCGCCGAGGGTGCCGCCGAGGGCCCGGATGCCGCACCGGGGCTGGTGGTGCTGTCCCAGGCGGAGTTCGCCGGGGCGGTGCGCAAGGCGTTGCGCCACCTGTCACGGCCGGACGCCCTGGCCGCCTCTCCGCTGACGCGCACCCGGCTGATCGCCGAGCGGGCCGGGCAGGACCCGGTGGCCGCGCTGGGCGAGCTGCTCCGCGGGGCGATCGCCGACCTGGGTGAGGACCCGCGCACGGGCAAGTTCCACCGGGCGCTGTCCGCCACCTTCCTGCGCGGCACCCCCACCCAGGAGCTGGCCGCGGAGCAGCTCGGCCTGCCGTTCACCACCTACCGCCGCCACCTGACGGCCGGTATCGAACGCGTCTGCGCCGACCTGTGGCATCGCGAGCTCTACGGCGCCGGCGCGTCGTGA
- a CDS encoding ATP-binding protein encodes MLRGRRAEREVVERLLARARDGRSGVLVVRGEAGIGKTALLEHARDAAAGYRVERATGVESEMEFAFAGLHQLCAPLLDRLGALPEPQQAALGVALGRRAGDPPDRFLVGLAVLGLLAEAAEERPLLCLVDDAQWLDAASVQILAFVARRVEAEQVVLVFALRDPGPDRGGAELLAGLPELRLNGLGEADARALLAAAVRAPLDERVRDRIIAEARGNPLALLELPHGAEPAAPAELAGGFALPAASAELAGGFALPDALGVPRRVEESFERRSGSLPADTQLLLLVAAAEPVGDAALLWRAAEHLGIGTEAALPAEAAGLLEIGTRVRFSHPLVRSAVYRAAGPWDRRRAHGALAEATDPHTDPDRRAWHRAQAVLGTDETVAAELERSAGRARSRGGLAAAAAFLERAVALTPEPAERARRALAAAHAKHQAGTPDAASELLMVAEAGPLDALRRARVELLRAQIAFVQTRGSDVPGMLLDAAKTLGPLDAALARETYLDAMEASIHAGPLGQGRGVLEVADAARDAPAPSTPPRPVDLLLDGLVTRFTQGYEASVPGLRLALESLGGHEPRADDDSRRWLWLACHIAAMLWDDEAVYVLAGRHVRLARQAGALNTLPGALNTLAAVLVPTGAFAHAAELIAEEAAITQATGGAPLPNARLMLAAWRGRRAETSELYAAAVQEATGRGEGMAVTLAQYELAVLHNGLGNYPAALAAAADAAGFDLLAHSSLALPELVEAAVRAGEPARAAAALERLSPRARASGTPWALGLEARSRALVSTGPAAEELYREAIERLGDCRMVTHLARARLVYGEWLRREGRRKDARAQLRTAHELLSGMGAEGFAERAARELRATGEQPRKRTVQPADALTAHELLIARLVAGGATSKEAGAQLFLSPRTIDAHLRNIFRKLGLTSRRQLRNLRLP; translated from the coding sequence ATGCTTCGAGGCCGACGCGCCGAACGTGAGGTCGTCGAACGGTTGCTCGCCCGGGCGCGGGACGGGCGCAGCGGCGTGCTGGTCGTGCGCGGGGAGGCGGGCATCGGCAAGACCGCGCTGCTGGAGCATGCCCGCGACGCCGCGGCCGGGTACCGGGTCGAGCGCGCGACCGGGGTGGAGTCCGAGATGGAGTTCGCGTTCGCCGGGTTGCACCAGTTGTGCGCGCCGCTACTGGATCGGCTGGGGGCGCTGCCAGAACCGCAGCAGGCCGCTCTGGGCGTGGCGCTGGGACGACGCGCCGGCGACCCGCCGGACCGGTTCCTGGTCGGGCTGGCCGTGCTCGGCCTGCTGGCCGAGGCCGCCGAGGAGCGGCCGCTGCTGTGCCTGGTGGACGATGCGCAGTGGCTGGACGCGGCCTCCGTGCAGATCCTCGCGTTCGTGGCGCGGCGCGTGGAGGCGGAGCAGGTCGTGCTGGTCTTCGCCCTGCGCGACCCGGGCCCCGACAGGGGTGGCGCCGAGCTGCTGGCCGGGCTGCCGGAGCTGCGACTGAACGGGCTCGGTGAAGCCGACGCGCGGGCGTTGCTGGCCGCGGCTGTCCGAGCGCCGCTGGATGAGCGGGTACGCGACCGGATCATCGCCGAGGCTCGCGGCAACCCGCTGGCGCTGCTGGAGCTGCCCCACGGGGCGGAGCCGGCCGCGCCGGCGGAGCTGGCGGGCGGGTTCGCGCTGCCGGCAGCGTCGGCCGAGCTAGCGGGCGGGTTCGCGCTGCCGGACGCGCTGGGCGTGCCGCGCCGGGTCGAGGAGAGCTTCGAGCGCCGCTCCGGCAGCCTGCCCGCCGACACGCAGCTGCTGCTGCTGGTCGCGGCGGCCGAGCCGGTCGGCGACGCGGCGTTGCTGTGGCGCGCGGCCGAGCACCTGGGCATCGGCACCGAGGCCGCCCTACCGGCGGAGGCGGCCGGGTTGCTGGAGATCGGCACCAGGGTACGGTTCTCGCATCCGCTGGTGCGTTCGGCGGTTTACCGGGCCGCCGGGCCGTGGGATCGCCGCCGCGCGCACGGGGCGCTGGCCGAGGCCACCGACCCGCACACCGACCCCGACCGCCGCGCCTGGCACCGCGCGCAGGCCGTGCTCGGCACCGACGAGACGGTCGCCGCGGAGCTGGAGCGCTCGGCCGGCCGGGCCCGCTCGCGCGGCGGGCTGGCCGCGGCGGCCGCGTTCCTGGAACGAGCGGTGGCGCTGACGCCCGAGCCGGCGGAGCGGGCTCGCCGGGCGCTGGCCGCCGCGCACGCCAAGCACCAGGCCGGTACGCCCGATGCCGCCTCGGAGCTGCTGATGGTCGCGGAGGCCGGGCCGTTGGACGCGCTGCGACGCGCCAGGGTCGAGCTGCTGCGCGCGCAGATCGCGTTCGTGCAGACGCGCGGCAGCGACGTGCCGGGGATGCTGCTGGACGCGGCCAAGACGCTCGGTCCGCTGGATGCCGCACTGGCCCGCGAGACCTACCTGGATGCCATGGAGGCGTCCATCCACGCCGGCCCGCTCGGTCAGGGCCGTGGGGTCCTGGAGGTGGCCGACGCCGCCCGGGACGCGCCCGCGCCGTCGACGCCGCCGCGGCCGGTCGACCTCCTGCTCGACGGGCTAGTGACGAGGTTCACGCAAGGGTACGAGGCGAGCGTGCCCGGTCTGCGGCTGGCTCTGGAGTCGCTTGGCGGCCATGAGCCCCGAGCCGACGACGACAGCCGCCGCTGGCTGTGGCTCGCCTGCCACATCGCGGCGATGTTGTGGGACGACGAGGCGGTCTACGTGCTCGCCGGCCGCCACGTCCGCCTTGCGCGCCAAGCGGGCGCGCTGAACACGCTTCCCGGCGCCCTCAACACGCTCGCCGCCGTGCTCGTGCCCACCGGCGCGTTCGCCCACGCCGCCGAGCTGATCGCCGAGGAGGCCGCGATCACGCAGGCGACCGGCGGCGCGCCGCTGCCCAACGCCAGGCTCATGCTCGCCGCCTGGCGCGGCAGGCGGGCCGAGACCTCCGAGCTGTACGCGGCCGCCGTCCAGGAGGCGACCGGGCGGGGCGAGGGCATGGCGGTCACCCTTGCCCAGTACGAGCTGGCGGTGCTGCACAACGGCCTGGGCAACTACCCCGCCGCGCTCGCCGCCGCCGCGGACGCGGCCGGGTTCGACCTGCTGGCGCACAGCAGCCTGGCACTGCCGGAGCTGGTCGAGGCGGCCGTCCGTGCCGGCGAACCGGCCCGCGCGGCCGCCGCGCTGGAACGGCTCAGCCCCCGGGCCCGTGCCAGCGGTACCCCGTGGGCGCTCGGCCTGGAGGCACGCTCGCGGGCGCTGGTGAGCACCGGCCCGGCAGCCGAGGAGCTGTATCGCGAAGCGATCGAGCGGCTCGGCGACTGCCGGATGGTCACCCACCTGGCCCGCGCCCGCCTGGTCTACGGCGAGTGGCTGCGCCGCGAAGGCCGGCGCAAGGATGCGCGAGCGCAGCTCCGCACCGCCCACGAGCTGCTGTCGGGCATGGGCGCGGAGGGGTTCGCGGAGCGCGCCGCCCGTGAGCTGCGCGCCACCGGCGAGCAGCCGCGCAAGCGGACCGTTCAGCCGGCCGACGCGCTCACCGCCCACGAGCTGCTCATCGCGCGGCTGGTGGCCGGCGGGGCCACTTCCAAGGAGGCCGGCGCGCAGCTGTTCCTGAGCCCGCGCACGATCGACGCGCATTTGCGCAACATCTTCCGCAAGCTCGGCCTCACCTCCCGCCGGCAGCTCAGGAACCTGCGGCTTCCCTGA
- a CDS encoding zinc-dependent alcohol dehydrogenase → MRAVLNTDDGIRTVEVDEPGGAGIRLSVAAVGICGTDVMFAGGGVTGFIYGHEFAGVDDAGNRYFVEPAIYGGECTECRSGNPQRCTEPGHGILGIHRDGGLAEAVVVPEYTLLALPSQLDVKDACLVEPGAVAWHAVRRAQARPGERMLVVGGGSIGLLAAAAARHQGLDADVDTRHGHQLAAAERLGFGHPSGTYDVVIDAAGSESSLARSADSARPGGRIVSLGVYRKTMPIPGTVSLVKELTYVNSIAYGRPEGVREVEEVASMLAKKPDIAQTIITHRFPIDEAREAFRVAGDRGAGAIKVVIEP, encoded by the coding sequence ATGCGCGCTGTGCTGAACACCGACGACGGTATCCGCACCGTCGAGGTCGATGAACCTGGTGGAGCAGGGATCCGGCTTTCAGTGGCCGCTGTGGGAATCTGCGGCACCGATGTCATGTTCGCCGGCGGCGGCGTGACCGGATTCATCTATGGGCACGAGTTCGCTGGAGTCGACGACGCCGGTAACCGCTATTTCGTCGAACCGGCCATCTACGGTGGCGAATGCACGGAATGCCGCTCCGGTAACCCACAGCGGTGCACCGAACCCGGCCACGGAATCCTCGGGATCCACCGCGACGGCGGTCTGGCCGAAGCGGTGGTCGTGCCGGAGTACACGCTCCTGGCCCTGCCCTCGCAACTGGACGTGAAGGACGCGTGCCTGGTCGAGCCCGGCGCCGTCGCCTGGCACGCGGTGCGCCGCGCGCAGGCGCGGCCGGGAGAGCGCATGCTCGTGGTCGGCGGAGGGTCGATCGGGCTCCTGGCAGCCGCAGCGGCCCGGCATCAAGGACTGGACGCCGATGTGGACACCCGGCACGGCCATCAGCTGGCAGCGGCCGAGCGGCTGGGCTTCGGCCACCCGAGCGGAACCTACGACGTGGTGATAGACGCGGCCGGGAGCGAGTCGAGCCTGGCCCGATCCGCGGACTCCGCACGGCCGGGAGGCCGGATCGTCTCCTTGGGCGTGTACCGGAAGACGATGCCGATCCCCGGGACCGTGAGCCTGGTCAAGGAGCTGACCTACGTCAACAGCATCGCCTACGGCCGGCCTGAGGGGGTCCGCGAGGTCGAGGAGGTCGCCTCCATGCTGGCCAAGAAGCCGGACATCGCGCAGACGATCATCACGCACCGGTTCCCGATCGACGAGGCCCGGGAGGCGTTCCGCGTCGCGGGCGACCGCGGAGCCGGTGCGATCAAGGTGGTCATCGAGCCCTGA